In the Ornithinimicrobium pratense genome, CGGACCCCACCTGCCCACTGACCGAGTCCACGGGCGCCTGCATCGCCACCCCCACCGCCCGAAGGTCGGACACCGGCCGCCCGATCTCTGTGTGGAGGTCGGCGACCAGACGGGCAGCCCTGGCCAGCGTCTCATCGGGTTCGTGCTGGAAAGGCAGCGGCAGCCGGGTGCGCTCGAGGACGTCACCCGCGGGAGAGGCGACGACGGCGACGCGCAGGTCGCGGTCCCCGATGGCTATGCCGGCCAGCATCCCCCGTTGGCCAGGCAGGGACACGAGGGTCGCGCGTCGGCCGTTGCGGATGCTCGGCTCCAGGCGCACCGCACCCTCGTCGTTGAGCTCGCGCACGAGCGTGGAGATCGAGGCGGCGGACAGTCCGGTCACCCCAGCGATCTCGACCTGGGTCAACGAACCCTCGCGTTGGAGAGTCTCCATCACGCGAGTGCGGTTTGCGGCCCTCAAGGATGTCTGCGACCCCGGGGACCAGGTTGGCTTCACAGCATGAACCTTAACCGCCCCAGTGGGGTGCGCACCGGTCGCCTATTCACTTGGGCACCAGGTGTGACCACCCTCGCCGGACACCCGAAGCCAGGCTTCTCCCGGCCCGCGCGGGCCCACGGCGTCATCGGCCGTGCGACTTCCGACGCCGGCCATAGCATGGATCTCATGATCCGCATCGGAGCGATCGTTCTGAACACTGCCGACCCGGAGCGTGCCGGCGCCTTCTGGAGCCATGCCCTCGGATACGACCGAGCCACGAACCCCGACTTTTTGGTTCCGCAGCACAGCGGCGCCAGTCGTTTCCACCTCGACAGGACAGACCGCACACATCTGG is a window encoding:
- a CDS encoding VOC family protein; this encodes MIRIGAIVLNTADPERAGAFWSHALGYDRATNPDFLVPQHSGASRFHLDRTDRTHLDLWTDSKAEQRAEVERLISLGATRVDWDYPEDADFIVLADPTGNLFCVIDIGAPN